The following proteins are encoded in a genomic region of Zea mays cultivar B73 chromosome 9, Zm-B73-REFERENCE-NAM-5.0, whole genome shotgun sequence:
- the LOC103638773 gene encoding 40S ribosomal protein S15a-1, with product MVRVSVLNDALKSMYNAEKIGKRQVMIRPSSKVIIKFLTVMQRHGYISEFEYVDDHRAGKIVVELNGRLNKCGVISPRFDVGVTEIERWTARLLPSRKFGYIVLTTSAGIMDHEEASRKNVGAKALGFFY from the exons ATGGTGAGGGTCAGTGTGCTCAATGATGCTCTCAAGTCCATGTACAATGCTGAAAAGATAGGGAAACGTCAGGTCATGATCAGGCCGTCATCCAAGGTGATCATCAAGTTCCTGACGGTCATGCAACGCCATG GCTACATTAGCGAGTTCGAGTACGTGGATGACCACAGAGCTGGGAAGATCGTGGTGGAGCTGAATGGAAGACTGAATAAATGTGGTGTTATTAGCCCACgatttgatgtaggtgttacggAGATCGAGAGATGGACGGCGAGGCTTCTTCCATCTCGCAAG TTTGGCTACATCGTCCTAACAACTTCTGCTGGAATTATGGACCATGAGGAGGCTAGCCGTAAGAATGTTGGTGCCAAGGCTCTAGGTTTCTTTTACTGA
- the LOC109942576 gene encoding signal peptidase complex catalytic subunit SEC11, translating into MPLPIVPISNSNLLGFLFTSFRTFLIPHERHDTVDSDILTKGDNNPGDDRVLYAHGQLWLQRQHIIGRAVGYLPYAGWLTIVMTEKPVLKYLLIGALGLLVVASKE; encoded by the exons ATGCCGCTACCTATTGTACCTATTAGCAACTCTAA CCTGCTCGGTTTTCTCTTCACTTCATTCAGAACTTTTCTAATCCCACATGAGCGCCATGATACGGTGGACTCTGACATTCTCACGAAAG GTGACAATAATCCCGGGGATGACCGAGTCCTGTACGCACATGGGCAGCTTTGGCTGCAGCGACAGCACATCATTGGACGGGCTGTTGG CTATCTGCCTTATGCTGGGTGGCTTACAATCGTCATGACGGAGAAACCAGTCCTCAAG TATCTGCTAATTGGTGCACTGGGGCTGCTGGTGGTAGCATCCAAGGAGTGA